Proteins encoded within one genomic window of Pygocentrus nattereri isolate fPygNat1 chromosome 7, fPygNat1.pri, whole genome shotgun sequence:
- the dhdh.2 gene encoding trans-1,2-dihydrobenzene-1,2-diol dehydrogenase: MAIRWGICSAGKISHDFTVALKTLPQEDHQVVAVAARNLQRAEEFAQKHNIPTVYGSYEELAQDPNIDVVYVGTIHPHHLPVGILLMNAKKNVLIEKPLAMNLREVHELVATAKMNDVFLMEAVWTRFFPASLEISRLLSQETVGEVTMVRADFGVPLLNTPRSVEKELGGGALLDIGIYCLQFVLMVYGGEKPECIQATGVCLDTGVDESMVITLKFSRGRLAVCTCTVAVELPNDAIINGTKGAIRVPAHMWCPTSLIVNGKETPYPVPEPYLPLNFINSTGMRYEAEEVRQCVLKGLKESSRMSHADSALLADIMDEARRQVGVVYSQDHQ, encoded by the exons ATGGCAATCAGGTGGGGGATCTGCAGCGCTGGAAAAATCAGCCATGATTTCACGGTGGCACTGAAGACCCTCCCTCAGGAAGACCACCAG GTGGTGGCTGTGGCAGCACGGAACCTGCAGCGTGCTGAGGAATTTGCCCAGAAACACAACATCCCCACAGTGTATGGCAGCTATGAGGAACTGGCCCAAGATCCCAACATTG ATGTGGTGTATGTGGGCACCATCCATCCTCATCATCTTCCAGTGGGCATCCTCCTTATGAACGCCAAGAAGAATGTTTTGATTGAAAAACCTCTGGCTATGAACCTGAGAGAAGTGCATGAGCTGGTGGCCACAGCAAAGATGAATGATGTGTTCTTGATGGAG GCTGTGTGGACTAGGTTCTTTCCAGCCTCGTTGGAGATCTCCAGGCTGCTGTCGCAGGAGACCGTGGGAGAGGTGACGATGGTGCGAGCAGATTTTGGCGTACCCCTCCTGAACACCCCTCGTTCAGTGGAGAAGGAGCTGGGAGGGGGAGCGCTGCTGGACATTGGCATCTACTGCCTACAGTTCGTCCTCATGGTGTACGGTGGGGAGAAGCCTGAGTGCATCCAGGCCACTGGAGTCTGTCTGGACACTG GAGTGGATGAGAGCATGGTGATCACACTGAAGTTCTCACGGGGAAGATTGGCAGTGTGCACATGCACAGTGGCTGTGGAGCTTCCAAACGATGCCATTATCAATGGGACTAAAGGAGCTATCAGG GTCCCTGCTCATATGTGGTGTCCCACATCACTGATAGTGAATGGTAAAGAGACGCCGTATCCAGTACCTGAGCCTTATCTACCTCTAAACTTCATCAACAGTACCGGCATGAGATACGAGGCAGAGGAAGTGAGGCAGTGTGTGCTCAAAG GACTGAAGGAAAGCTCCAGGATGTCTCATGCTGACTCGGCTCTACTGGCTGACATTATGGATGAAGCCAGGAGGCAGGTCGGGGTGGTGTACAGCCAAGACCATCAGTGA